In Caloramator sp. E03, the sequence GCTTTTCGTGATTATATAAATTCCTATATTAAATCAAATAGTTTTGTTGTTCTTTTAAATGAAACAAAGAAATTAAAGAAGGATTTATCAGAAGTAAAATATTGTGTTCATATTAAGGGAAGTAAAGTAAGAGTTAAAAAATATGAAAATGAAAAGGATTATTGTGAAGAGGTAGATAAGACTTTTGAAAAATTTAAAAAAGGTGTAGTTAAAGATTATAGAGTAGAATTTAATGACTATATAGAAATGAATCATGTTGAAGCTATGATATTGGATTTAGTAGCTAAGCTTTACGAGGATTTATTTTTAAACCTTGATTATTTCTGTGAGAAAAATATTAATTATTTAGATAAAACAATAGAAGCTTTTGATAGAGAAATACAATTTTATATATCCTATATAGAATATATGAAAATATTTATACAGAATGGACTTTCTTTTTGTTATCCTGATGTAAATATATCAAAGAACATTTATGCTTATGATGCCTTTGACATTGCTCTTGCAACAAAGCTTATAAATGAAAAATCAGATATAGTATGTAATGATTTTTATCTTAAAGATAAGGAACGTATATTTGTAGTTACAGGTCCTAATCAAGGAGGAAAGACAACTTTTGCACGTATGTTTGGGCAACTTCACTATATTGCAAGCTTAGGACTTCCTGTCCCAGGCAGAGATGCAAAGCTGTTTTTATATGATAAACTTTTTACTCATTTTGAAAAGGAAGAGGATATTAACAATAATAATGGCAAACTTCAAGATGAGCTAATAAGGATACATGATATACTAAACGAAGCTACACATAATAGCATTGTAATTCTTAATGAAATATTTGCTTCAACAACATTAAAAGATGCTATCTTTTTAGGAAAAGAAATAATGAGGAGAATATCCCAGCTTGATTTATTATGTGTCTGTGTAACTTTTATATATGAATTAACATCTTTTAATGAAAAAACGGTAAGCCTTGTTAGTACTGTTGAGCCTAATGACCCCAATGTAAGAACCTTTAAGATTTTAAGAAAGAATGCCGATGGGCTTTCTTATGCTGTATCTATTGCTGAAAAATATAGGTTAACTTATGATTGGGTAAAGGAGAGAATTAAATAATGAAAGCTCTTTTGATGTATAAAGATAAGGATTTTGATATAAATAAAAAACTACCATTTTATTCAGAAGAACTTATAAAGGATTTAAATTTGAATGTATTGTTTTATTCTATGTCTATGGGTGATGAGTTTTTACTTGAAGTATCTAAAAAAGCTTTGCTTTTAAGTATTAATGATTTGGATACGATAATCTACAGGCAAAACATTTTAAAAGATTGTATTAATAATTCATCAATTGTTAGAAACTTGTATAACATTGCCTGTGAAGCTATAACAAATAAAAGAAAATATTATTTTGGATTTTTCACACGATATCCTGCTGCTATATTAGATAGTTCAATAGATGTTCTTGAAATGTTTGTAGAAATGCTAAAAAAAATAAAAAAGATTTCAGAGGATAATTCTTACAATTTTAAATCAGAAGGATTTAAGAATTTTTTTAAAATGATAGATAGGGAACTTGATAATGAATATTTTATGAAGGTTGAAAGTTGCTTAAAAGAGTTAAGGCTAAATGAGGGTGCTTTGATTAGTATGGAATTGGGTAAAGGGAATAAAGGTATTAATTATATGCTTTGTAAGCCTCAAAATGAAAAGAAAAGTTTTATTGAGAAGATTTTTTACAATAGAACAACTTCTTTTACTTTTTATATAGATGATCGTGATGAAAGTGGTGCAAGAATGCTCTCG encodes:
- a CDS encoding MutS-related protein — protein: MLFCSILFKKFEDIDIKKEEPSYFKDLNLDKIVNTITLGKNDYNLAPFFYSPLKSVEEVNYRHEIMKDLEKEELFNSIKSFAQNMCMMREYLKKADKMIYKYQKERWFLDGVEIYCDAVNILVKDLNSICLKSNGLIAFRDYINSYIKSNSFVVLLNETKKLKKDLSEVKYCVHIKGSKVRVKKYENEKDYCEEVDKTFEKFKKGVVKDYRVEFNDYIEMNHVEAMILDLVAKLYEDLFLNLDYFCEKNINYLDKTIEAFDREIQFYISYIEYMKIFIQNGLSFCYPDVNISKNIYAYDAFDIALATKLINEKSDIVCNDFYLKDKERIFVVTGPNQGGKTTFARMFGQLHYIASLGLPVPGRDAKLFLYDKLFTHFEKEEDINNNNGKLQDELIRIHDILNEATHNSIVILNEIFASTTLKDAIFLGKEIMRRISQLDLLCVCVTFIYELTSFNEKTVSLVSTVEPNDPNVRTFKILRKNADGLSYAVSIAEKYRLTYDWVKERIK